The bacterium DNA segment TTAAAATGCGTTTGTAATTACTGTCACCTCATGACCGGTTGAGCGGATTCTTAGGGCTACTACGTCAAAGCGGCAGTTGGCTTCGGGTTGATCGGTGGAGTAGAGGTATTCTTCTGCTAGTTTGCGGAGTTTGGCTTGCTTGCGTTCGTCAACTGATTCCTCTGCTTCGCCACAACGCGAGGAACGGCGGGATTTGACTTCGACGAAGACTAACACGCCTTCATGAAGGGCGATAAGGTCAATTTCACCATACCGGGTACGCCAATTACGGCAGAGAATTTCGTATCCCTGCTCTATTAAATATTTTTCGACGTATTGCTCTCCCCACGTGCCTAAAGGGGAAGGAGACATTGGGGTTCGCTCCTTTCGCCTAATAACTTGGCAACCGGAGCAAATGACTTTCGGTGGACGGGGGAGATGCCATGTTCTTGCAGGCGGTTAAGATGCAATTCAGTTCCATAACCCTTATGCTGATCGAAGGCATACATAGGGTAATGGTTATGAAGTTCCAGCATCATCCTGTCGCGAGTAACCTTAGCGATAACCGATGCAGCAGCAATGCAGGCGCATTGCCCATCCCCGCCAATGACCGTTTTTTGTGGTTTGGTGATAGTTGGAATGCGTTGATTGCCGTCAATGAGAACTACATCATAATCGAGAGCCATTTGGAGGAGCGCACGGCGCATTGCCAAAAAACTGGCTTGAAGAATATTGAGCTCATCAATCTCCAGCGGACTTGATAACCCAACCCCGACCGCAATCGCTTCATCGAAAATGCTGCCAAATAATTTTTCGCGCTGCTTTTCGGTCAGTTTCTTAGAGTCATTAATGCCAGTGATAGAGCCGTTATCCGGCAAAATGACAGCCGCAGCAACAACCGGTCCGGCCAACGGGCCTCGACCTGCCTCGTCAACTCCAACAACATTAATAAACCCGCGTTGCCGCAGCTCTCGCTCTTCCTGCCACAGATCCATCTACTGGCTCCTAAACGCTCACAGTCAAAGCTATCCGCCTAAGAAGGTCTTGCCGAATCTCTCGGCATGATCATACATCGCAAAGATATTGCCAACCGGCGTTTCCGGAAGGATTGAACTTGAAGAGGCTAAAGCAAACCCTCCGCCAGGCGCAGCAACCTTAAAGCAGCGCTCGACATCCTTTTTGACATCGTCTATCGTGCCATAAGGAAGAGTTTTAGTTACCGAAATGCTGCCCCAGAGAATTAATTTCTTCCCGTCACGCCTTCGCTTAGTGACGATATGTTCGAGAGTGCAGCCAGTCTCTTCCTGGAAACCCTGAAAACCGGCTACTCCGACATCATTAATTAACTGGTCCATAATAGGCAAAACGTTTCCGTCACAGTGCCAAATAACGCCAATTCCCGCATCATGGAGTGGTTGGACAGCGCGAGCAAGGTTCGGGAAGTACATTTTTTCCAGTGTTTTGATCGAGCACAATGGGCCTTCGTTATAGCAAATATCGTCTCCGCCATAAACAAAAGGCGCAAGACTATACTTTTTAATGCCCTCTGCAACACACATATTGAAAAGTCTGGCGCTTTCGCCGCGAATCTCAAAGTAGCGCTGCAAGTGCTCTGGATAGAGTTCAAATGCGGACAGATAATTTGTAAATCCCCAGTTGTAGCCGCCCATGAAATCGGGCATGCTAAACCCTCCGAGGAATAGTATCTCCCCCCTTGAGCGATCGCGAAGGCTCATTAAGTGTTTAGCATACTGATCTGCATGTTGCTCGAATTCAGAACTATTCACCAGGGAATCGGAATCGGGCATGGCTTCGATAAGATCACGCACATCCTCAGGGCTTTGTGGCACTTTGCGAGGCTCAACGGGTTCCTTGGTTAGATCTTCCTCCCATGACGACTTTTGATATTCCCATACATGAAAAGGATTAGCAGCCTGATGCTCAACATCCGGTGAAGGCATAATAAATTGCGGGCA contains these protein-coding regions:
- a CDS encoding YraN family protein gives rise to the protein MSPSPLGTWGEQYVEKYLIEQGYEILCRNWRTRYGEIDLIALHEGVLVFVEVKSRRSSRCGEAEESVDERKQAKLRKLAEEYLYSTDQPEANCRFDVVALRIRSTGHEVTVITNAF
- a CDS encoding ribonuclease HII, which encodes MDLWQEERELRQRGFINVVGVDEAGRGPLAGPVVAAAVILPDNGSITGINDSKKLTEKQREKLFGSIFDEAIAVGVGLSSPLEIDELNILQASFLAMRRALLQMALDYDVVLIDGNQRIPTITKPQKTVIGGDGQCACIAAASVIAKVTRDRMMLELHNHYPMYAFDQHKGYGTELHLNRLQEHGISPVHRKSFAPVAKLLGERSEPQCLLPL
- a CDS encoding GNAT family N-acetyltransferase; translation: MLRQLEMFRIGTDKLPEVPLPEGYAIRKYQPGDEEPLAVMLSDNKGLSEWDAERVQRDLLSDSLAPGGVHLVTYHGKIVAHTVAQSEDNYMGQRYGRVGWVAADPGHSGKKLGLAVCTAVVNYLIDHGYDKIVLSTDAWRLPAIKIYLQMGFEPRVNGADDRYLWPNLSEEVSYKLTEETQTKIAKGPKGEEIAWRTLELEDVKDPCIIASWCMKREFFQLNSHKDDIYGKDAPDLLIKAFVRSGANLCPQFIMPSPDVEHQAANPFHVWEYQKSSWEEDLTKEPVEPRKVPQSPEDVRDLIEAMPDSDSLVNSSEFEQHADQYAKHLMSLRDRSRGEILFLGGFSMPDFMGGYNWGFTNYLSAFELYPEHLQRYFEIRGESARLFNMCVAEGIKKYSLAPFVYGGDDICYNEGPLCSIKTLEKMYFPNLARAVQPLHDAGIGVIWHCDGNVLPIMDQLINDVGVAGFQGFQEETGCTLEHIVTKRRRDGKKLILWGSISVTKTLPYGTIDDVKKDVERCFKVAAPGGGFALASSSSILPETPVGNIFAMYDHAERFGKTFLGG